The sequence below is a genomic window from Candidatus Limnocylindria bacterium.
TCCGCCGCGCAGGCCGGCCTCGCCTTCGCCGGCGACGCGCAGCTGCTGCCCGTCGTCGATCCCCGCGGGGATGTCGAGGGGAAGCTCGTGGTCACGGCGCTCGCGACCCTCACCGCGGCAGCGCGTGCAGAGCGCGTCGACCGTCTTGCCCGAGCCGCCGCAGCGCGGGCAGGTCGACACGTTCACGAAGCGACCGAAGACCGATTGCTGCACCTGCCGGACCTCGCCACGCCCGTTGCAGGTGGCGCAGGTCGAGATCTTCGAGCCGGGCTCAGCGCCGCTGCCCTCGCAGCGCTCGCAGGTCTCGAGGCGCGGGACGCGGATCGTGCGCGCGCCGCCCTTCACGGCGTCGATGAGCTCTATCTCGATCTCCATGCGCAGATCGGCGCCGCGCATCGGTCCGCGCGGCTCGCGCCGGCGGAAGTCGCTGCCGAAGAACGTCTCGAAGAGATCGCCGATGCCGAAGTCGCCCAGACCCTGGCCGTTCCCGAACATGTCGTAACGCTGGCGCCGCTCAGCGTCGGAGAGCACCTCGTACGCCTCGGTGATCGCCTTGAAGCGCTCGCCGCCGTCGGACGTCTGGCTCGTGTCAGGGTGGTGCTGGCGCGCGAGCTTCCGGTACGCGCTGCGGATCTCATCCGTCGTCGCGGTGCGCGGCACGCCGAGGAGCTCGTAGTAGTCGATGCGCGTCCCAGCCATCACTGTCATTATCCCGGCTCATGGCTGACCTCTTCCGCTTCATTACACAGTTC
It includes:
- the dnaJ gene encoding molecular chaperone DnaJ, with the protein product MAGTRIDYYELLGVPRTATTDEIRSAYRKLARQHHPDTSQTSDGGERFKAITEAYEVLSDAERRQRYDMFGNGQGLGDFGIGDLFETFFGSDFRRREPRGPMRGADLRMEIEIELIDAVKGGARTIRVPRLETCERCEGSGAEPGSKISTCATCNGRGEVRQVQQSVFGRFVNVSTCPRCGGSGKTVDALCTRCRGEGRERRDHELPLDIPAGIDDGQQLRVAGEGEAGLRGGPSGDLYVLIRLREHAFFRREGDDLVHVLRISPAQAALGADLEVPTIEGATAAVKVPSGAQHGQMVRLRAKGVPHLGSSGRGDQLVYLDVAIPRTLTKEQKALYRQLHEIEGAPEQHDEGDARNVFDRIKDAIGGE